The Branchiostoma lanceolatum isolate klBraLanc5 chromosome 3, klBraLanc5.hap2, whole genome shotgun sequence DNA segment GCCACCCGTAAACTTAATAAGGTGGTCATGGATTGTTGGACTCCAAAACTATAGAATGATAGTTTTTTAAACATTATAGTGAAAGCTGTTCATCTATGAAGTTCATGCTGAGGAATTTATCAAAAGTTTTTGGCATGTCCTTTTTTGTACTGAATTCTGACACTGACTTATAAGAAGCCACTTTGACCCCAGTTCCCACTACTTCATCACTGTTATAAATGCAATCCATTGTTATATGATAAACAATTACACAGGCATGGCACACAAAGTCTCTGGCTATTTAAACAGGTCTTAGCTAGTCTTAATAGACATAGACAATTTCCAGTTcctgtagatgtacatgtaggctgttCATGAAAGGTTTTCCTGTACTTCTTCCACATAATCTGATCAAGAGAAGCAGAACTTGGCACAGTtattaaaaatgtcaaaaaccttgtcaagttttttttcttcttattaaTAAATATAGAATAGAAACTGTCTGGAGTTCAGAGATGTATGTATATAGAGATTATCACACTTGTGCAGTTTCAGATATATACAATTAACTGAAAGTGAGAAAGAAGAAATCCCTTGTGAACTGCTCTCCTAAGACTAGAAGTTGATTTTCATATAACTCAATACATTGTGTCTTCTGGACTTTACAGAACATTGAGGTGGCCCTTCTGGCTGTACAGCACCTGATAGAGTCCGCAGCTGAAGCAGCTTACCAAACAGGTAATGTTATGCTTTATGATTTGTAAATCACAAGCGGTTGAAACAAAATCAAGCAAAAGTTGAAAAGTCTACAATACTATGCTAGAtgtaccccaaagtcaagttttcACCCATATTTTACCAGTTCTTCTTAATTAACATCTTCTGTAGCTGTTTAAAAGTCGTGGCGTAATCCGCGTCTGACCCCACCCATGTCATTAGGGATAGCCCACCCATGGTAGAACGCGAAGGTAGGAAGCATTTAGCTCTCCGTGCCATATACCctggctggtgtgttgtaaTGTTGGCCCTTTTCGATTTGTAGAGGGTGCGCACTAATCCTTAGTTTCGTTATGCTATTTCTAAAAGACTTGTATTGAATGGATGAAAGAATTGAAAACAGAATTGttctttgattttgcagtaagtGCTTAGATTGTTAAGCTCTTTTATTTCTTGTCTCCAGCCAGAGAGAAACATGTCTTTCATGCAGACAGTTCTAAAATACATTTCCAAAACAATTGGTATGTGCAGTGTGGAAAGCTAATGCTTGGCATTTTGTAGTGGGAGGGAAATGAATGTTTTCGCAGTGTTTGAAGTCCATGGTTGAAATTGCAATACAGTCGAATTACCCAAAAAATATTTGTGGTGTTATAAttctgggtgcacaacataaaagtACAGTACCAGCAAAACTAGAGATATCAAATCTTATTGCCCCTTTTCagagcttgaatctgaaattctatagctaacttcaaaatttgaaacaagtgGAGTACAACAAAGATTATTTTTATTCACACTTTGTAGTATAACTTTGTAGTAGGACAGAAATTtatgtttttgctgtgttttaagttcatgtttgaaattGCAATACATTGGAATTAcaaacatatttgcagtgttatacaaaattttgcagtaagaggtcaccacgaaaacagAGAAAGCACAAACATTGCGAACATTTCCAGATTTATAATATTTATGTGATATAACGTTAAAGTATGTGATTTTATGCCTACTGTTTGTCAACAGGTGCAGAAGCAGCTACAGTAGCTGCCCAGGAGAGACTACAGCTGGCACAGAACCAGTTAGAACTGGTCAGGACCGAATCCAGACAAGCAGACAGTAGACTGAACCAACTACAGACTCAAACTATCCACAAAGTGGGGGAGATGATCAAAGAAGCAGAAGAAAGTAGTAACGAAACACAATCCTGATGAACTATCTTGTTCAagatcacacaagctatcctaTCTATATGTAGAAAAGTCTGACAATTTCTGATCACGCTTTTTGTCCTCActaacaaaaatgtacaatcacTGAAAATATATAGTATATGTACATTCTTAGTACCTAAGAACTTAGTAGATAACATCTGCTCCAACTAGCatgtaaatgttgtttttgtcattCAAATATCACTAGAGTGATTTGAGTCTTTTGCATTTTGTATAACCTTAAAGGCCGTGCTGGCGGTCCCATGGATCGCAAATAATGAGAATTTAATTGATACAGGGTGGCAGGCCTCTGGTCAGCCCAGACTCTGCCAGAGGGTGGGCCTCCCGGTGCGCGGGGAGCGACTGCAGGCCTAATTTGTTAATCGTGCGTGAAATCACCATGCTAGTGTAAACAGTTCTACCGAGAGGGTGCTGGTAAAGCTATGACTGCACACTAGAAGAaaatgtctggctctctgtatACAACAGTGAAATGACTACACTGTGATAATTGGGTAAGACCGCATGTGTCACAAATCGCATATCCATATCGTATAACAGTCATTTATTACCGACAACCCCTGTATCGTGTACCAGCTAGCGAGCAAGTGCACAAACTTATAGTTGTTATCCTCATTCAGAATTTATTTCGATGAATATAGAAAGGACCAAAAACAGCCTAGTACCACACGCACGGATACGTAATGTCAATCGTAGATTGCTGTGAGGACGTCCCTCGCAAGACATACCGCGTACCGACCTGCTCGCAAATTTCGCTCCGCCcgcccgccatcttggttgtGCAAGATTGGTACCACAGGCAAACGCAACGGTATCACGCTGAAGAACATCTTCTGGTAGTTGGCTAAATTATATGAACAACGGTGGGTTTGTTTACTAGAATTATTTGTATCAAATATTTAGCGACGGTTTTTGCCCGTTGTGCCGTATATAAAgaagaattaaaaaaagatatatggtccctcttgttttttgttggtgGGGTCACTTAGGggtcaagttgttgtttttccttgaCAAGCTCAGTTGGGCTCTGTCGGGTTGAGAgacttttagaaaacaacaatatcCTGTTCCCCAAATTTTCCCCGATGATGACATTTTCGATGGATTGAGGATGATTATTTGATTTGACCATATCTCCAAACTATGAAAAGGCTGTTGTAAATGTGGAGAATTCGATTCTTCTAAACTGTTCCTGGCGTGGACGGTTCAGTTCGAAGGcagccatttttttttcttttgtctttgtttccaTCGGGCGCGGTGGCCATGCCTTGCCTTTTTCAGTTTAACGTTATTTGTTATATTCAAATCGGTTTCCggttttgttttacattgtgTTGGGGGCATTCCAAACGTTTACTTGATATGTATCCTATAACTGAGTGGATATGGATAACCCACGCGAGTCAAGATCGAAATTCCCTCAAGGGTAACACTTGTTCATCGTTGCAAAATAGTCTTTCTTTCGTGGGCAAGACTGATGATAATTAAGTTAATTTTTGACAATAATATGATGGTGAGGTAAGTTTACAATCATTACCCATTCAAAAGATGGGCGTTGTTATTTTCAAATGTCCACATTATTATTCTATTGAATGTCTATTAATGCTTTAATCTTCACCTACATTCGTGTCCCGAGGGTCTTGATTTCACTCAAAACTAGTTATGcaatacgtttatgaaggttagacatccaggttaaaGATACTGatatacaattcaaactttacaactggataaactACTGAGACCTCCGAGTTCCGGACGTTTCCTTCACTCCTCTCATTTGAGACGTTTACCTAGCTAATCTCAACGCAGTTGCAATGACAGTACCCACCTGGCAAAAGGCGTTTCATTGCaaccggttgcaataaaaattcATTTTGCCTGTTGGATAGTCTGCATGGAGATTATACCTAGTCCCTCGGGGCACGATttgcacgaatgtacaataaaggtaattCGTTCATTCTTTTTAATTGTAAAAAGCGCGTTATGCTTTGTTGATAAAACGTTACGTTTATTTCTGCCTAGAACTTACAAGGTTGCCGTTCCTGGGTTCAAATTCCAATGTACATTTTATGCCACACGGTAAAACAGAGaaaacatttacaaatgtacaaacataaaaacaaagacTGCAAATACAAAATCATGCACATGTAGATGTTTTACAGGAAACGGCCCAGGTTTGGCGGTTCATGACAGACATTTCACGAGAAAACATCAATCATTCGTGCCCGGCGACCGCGTCCTCGACGACTTCGACCTCGACGGCCACGACCTCGACCTCGACGGCCACGTGGGCTCTCAACATGCGTGTTCTGCATCTCCCCTGCCCCGTCGGGCACGATCTGCATCTCCCCTGCCCCGTCAGGCGCGTTCTGCATCGGCCCTGCGACTCCTGCCCCGTCGGGCGCGTTCTGCATCGGCCCTGCGACTCCTGCCCCGTCGGGCGCGTTCTGCATCGGCCCTGCCCCGTCGGGCACGATCTGCATCTCCCCTGCCCCGTCGGGCACGATCTGCATCGGCCCTGCGACTCCTGCCCCGTCGGGCGCGTTCTGCATCGGCCCTGCGACTCCTGCCCCGTCGGGCGCGTTCTGCATCGGCCCTGCGACTCCTGCCCCGTCGGGCGCGTTCTGCATCGGCCCTGCGACTCCTGCCCCGTCGGGCGCGTTCTGCATCGGCCCTGCGACTCCTGCCCCGTCGGGCGCGTTCTGCATCTCCCCTGCCCTGCCGGGTGCGTCCTGGATAGGCTCTGCATCTTCCACGGGACCCTCCATATCCCACCACGCTTTGTGCATGAAGTCCCGCCACACCTGTTCCCTGAACTTGTAGGCCTTAGCCACTAGTTGTTTTTTGGGTCGCTGTTTCCTTGGCTTGCTTGCATCTTCTACAAACCACACAGAGGTGTGGTCTCTGTCCACGTGATCATTCTGTGGGAAAGGACAATGACTCACATTATAATAGTAGTTTGGCAGTAACACTTCATGATAATTTTACTCCGGACACAGAACACATACACAGGTGCAAAACACTTTTCCTTCCACGTTCACAGGCTCGCATCATAGCTATTGCAGTAAGTCACACTCACCCAGTCAAGGATGGCGAGGTTCACCCGCAGTAGGTAGTTCCTCCTCCCAAAGCTAATCCTTTTGTCATGGTAGACCAACATTGAGTTGTTGAAAGATTCAACATAGTGTGTGTCTTTTGCCTGTTGGGGAGGATGAAAAACATTCATTCGCAATCGATCAAGGAATCCTCAATATTGTAAAAGGGCACTATGGCAGTTGAGGGACAAGGGTTGTCCTACGCCCTTTATAAAAAAAACGTACCTGTACACTATAAGTCTTATCCAACTGTTAAAAAGTGACATTTGGGTCAAGTGATGGGTCCTTATACAAGACATGCATCGGTCCGAGGTATATTACCTTTAGTCAATTTGTAGTGTTGGAAGAATATCAGGTAGCAATCTAGAACTTATATAAGCTTACATAAATGTAGTTCTCAGCCTTTTTGTAAACCACAGTCTTGTGGAGGAACTCCATGAGTTTCTTCTCAGCGTTGGGGTTGGTGATGGGGTGGTGGAAGGACTCGTAGTCCTCGCCTTCCAAACGACACCGGGACGTGTGGTGGCACTTGGAGTGGTCACCCTGAAAGTACAAAGATGACTTTTACAGTGGTACATGCTGCATGGGAGTGGTTTGTATGATTGGAttgcacacaagcacacacatgcgcgcacacacacgcgctcaCTCGCGCGCTCACATATTGCTATACAGAATATATGTACTCTACATACATAAATGCAGTCctaacatatctacatgtataaagtcCTACAACGTGAGTACGTATGTGTGAACCTTGTAATGGTTCACGATGTTGTCCAGGGCACCTCGTATCTTAGCTGCCTCTCCCCCACAATTCTTCATGGCCCAGTAGATGTGGGTCTTGACGGGAGCGGCTGCAAGGGATCGACAGAAAGAGCAAGGTCTCATTCAACTCAACAAAATACTACACATAAACGTGGATGCATCGATGGTACAAACCTAGCACCAAGAAAGGTAAGGTGGTCAGAATGCAAAGATTGTCTACCTTTGTCGGCCAGGTCCAGGAACCAGGTCTCTCCCTCACGCTTCTGCGGCCCGCTGGTGATGGATTTGATCGTCtttgcaatgttctttgtagCTGAAAGGAGATGTGGATGTAAATTTCTCTTGACCAAAGCTACGACTGAATAACTTTACAGACTTCacttttgtataatttttctctgtaaatattgcaacatgtttgtGAACAAAGAATCTATAGACGAAAAGAAGGCTTCTAATTGCACAATCAACTACCGTAGACGCATTTATGACTTTGACATTTAGTTTGTTTTAGTATATCCCATTTATTAATGAGGGATGGTTAATGTTTGCAAGTCATGTAAGCACGGACATGTCTTACCGTGCCAAGTGTCGTTCCCGTTTACACAGGGATGACCGGCGGCAGCCCTGTCCTCGACAATCTTATTCACACTGGCATTGTTGTCATGTGCGTGAACAACAATGCTCAGCCCTAGGGAAGATCATAACAGGACAGAATTATATATcaatcaacaaaatatgttaACAATTGGCGGACATTATAGAATCAATGTTGATATGTACattaatttagaaaaaaaaatacctttgtTGTCTGCCCACCGGTAGAACCGCTCCACCCCTTCCTTCTCGTGGCTCTGTGCGTACCGTACCTCCTCTTTGGAGACAGTCTCAACACGGATGGCTTTGTGTGTTCTGGAAACAttcaagaaattaaaaaaaaatctttattccaaAACGAATGTCTGTAGGGAGTGTAGCAAACGAAGTCGACCAATCTAGCCGTTCGTCCGGGCGGCTTAGATTCGGCAACACTGGTCACTGGgattattgtcttagaatttacaacacaacaaatataAGTACAAAAGTTAATTTCATGCAGCACCGTGTTAGACGTTTGGGGGTTAGGGCAATGGTTTTACTCCACCAAAATTTTACAGACCTGTCTCCCAGGAACACTACATCAGAGAACCGGGCGTTCTTACGCCAGCAATGCCGTGCGTCGCTGATGATGGATATGCCCTTATAATCATCCCCGTCACACTCTTCTTGCACTTCAATCTCCTGTTGAAATGATTTTCATGTATCagaaaacttgaaactttgCGGACGGTCATTGGCTAATACTGTTGTACAATATTGATAAAGTGGCATAGACATAAATGCAGGTTGAACACAGAGGAAATCTATGCAACATATTATTTACGTGCTAGTACTCAAATTTCAACTACCTGTCGCAATGCCAATGCGCAGGACTCCTGTGCCAGCTTGGCCGCCACCTCACTGTACATAGTCTCAtcttgaaaaataaacaagaaaacaagtcaTACAACAGATTAAATTATTTATAGAATCTATTATCAGAACAGTTTTATAACTTTTGCTATCTTTGTCCTGTATTTTCACCAACCGATCACAGGTATACATGTGAAATTTATCAATGTGTTCAACCTTGTAAACTCTGGGACGGGGTGGTAAGTGCCAGTGTCGAGGTCAACCCAGTTTCACTGGCGGAAAAGACACGCAAGGGGTTTTGCACTCTTCAAGTACACAAAACAGCAGGTAGGTCCTTCGCCATGCAATGTCTATGTTCatttgtgttgaaaaaaaaaacacatatatgGTATCAGCTTACAGTGATGTCGCAGGTTGCTATCTTCGATGGCCCCGATCCCTGCTGCACTGCAGATCTTTGCGTATTGCGTTGGACGAATACCAGAAGAAAAGTACCCGTGCGCCATCCTGAAAGTATTTGTCAGCAAATAATCAAAACCACTGGTCATGTGAGTGATTGGACTTACTTTTAGAACACTTATTTTGTTCTGGATAGAGATTTGTTACTGTCGAAAACTGTCGAAAGGCTGTCAATCGGATGAAGACTTGGCAAAGAAGTATCATTACTGCTCGTAAAACTATTACCAATTGGATGAGTGCAAAAGAGCAATGAACGGGACCGAACATATAAGAACAAGTCACTAATAAACTGATAAGTAGTACTGCTAgtgtcaaggaggtttaatcttgattaaacctccttgctagtgTGCAGCCAAGAAAACAGCCGTTTTGTCCGGTCACAGAATGCATGGGATATGTGTGACTACCCGTCATGGGTCGTTAGGTGGATTATGATTTCTATTGTAGAGGTGATTTCCGTGCTGATAAACGATTGGTAGCAAATAGATGATAATAGGTTTACAGACTACAGTTGTTTCTTGCCGTAAACTAAACAGTTTTATTATGATACCACAAAACATTTCTTTGCATACGTCTAAAATCGAATGCAGAATCATGCACGACTTTATGTAGTTGACAAAAGTTACTTCGTGCTAAAGACATGTTAGTCACAAATTCAGGTCAGTCACAGTACGTCAAACTCCAGAGAAAATCAACATACAATACTGTATTGTAAGCTCGCTTTACGCTCTGTGTTTGCATATTTTTAAGCATGCGATTTATGAAGCCTATCACAAATTTGAAACCATACCTGTAGTTCACAAGTAACCTCCTGTGAAAGTGGGGTGACGAGTCCCACACGACTAGGTGGTTCCGATTGCACTTGAGCTCGACTTTGGCCGCGTGCCCAAGCATCTGCGGGGAATCCACCATGGCCAATTCCTCGGGACACTTGATGGCGTGGCTGTGCACCCTTCCCACCAGGCAGTTGATGGCAGTGGGAGTGCTTAGAAAGATGGGTTCGTCCATGGTAGCTGGGCTGGCTGCGGAGTAGCCGTTTTTCTGCTTGAACGGAGAGCCGGCTGGTCCCTGTTCCCCACAGTCGGCCAGCAGTCGTGCAGCATCTGTGTTCTCCCTTGCCTCCAACCAGTCGGAAAGTGCAGTGAAGATGACCTCCCTCTGCGTCACGGTCTTCTTTCCACCCCCTAGGCCTTCACCCATCTTGCTACAAGCGGAAGCCACCTTCTCGCGAAAAGCCTTGATCTCGTCTTCAGTGCCACTGATGGTCATGTTGTAGGGCTTGTTTGACCTGCCCTCCTTGACGGCATCTCTTCTCTTCTTGTTCCGGGCGCACACAGCCTCCGGCGTGTCCGACGGCCGGTTCTTGCGTTTCTGGGCTAGCGTACTACCTACTCGAAGCATGCTTTGTTGTAAGAGCACAACGTAAAATACCGAAATAAAGACGAGCGAAAAGATGTGCTGCACACGGCGTAAATGGCGGGATAAAAGAGGACAATAAATCAAGGGGGTCAGGTCACGTCGTTGACAAGTCTTATctatttttttactttttattctatacttcatAAGGTTCACGTCAGAAAAACTTTTTTGACGTTTATCGAGAGACAATGAGATGAAGGAAAATTAAATGTACTTCCCTACTCTCATTTTGCATTTGACATGACCTTTATGCAAAGGTTACATGTGGGTCGATGAcatcataacaaaaaaaaattgaacgaaGATTTAAATAAACAGAGTCCCCTTTTGATTCATCTTGTATCAGGCAACAACGAGATTAAATAACGCAACTGTTTCCGTTGAGTCTGTACTCTGTGTTgtgagaaaaaatgttgtgtatgtgtgatttCTGTTTGCGTTTGGACGCGGGACACAGTATTCCCGCCATCTAGACGTCCAAAACGTTCCCGCGTTTTCCGTGATTTGCTCCAGATGTCTGTTCTGAGAGAATCTTCTGACTGTGCATctctgtttgtttttcttgtatttgtaaAGCTGTTATTGATGCACCACACTAGTCATGATGTATAGTATATTCATAGTATGCATATAATGGATGAACCATTTTATTAAAAAATTCCAAATGAACCCTTAGATGGTAGATAAAGTTTAGTATTATTTTGTTCCGCAACAAATAGTATTCCCGCTGTCTCACCAGTGCTAATCCTTCTCGTCATGGGTCACGAAAACCTACAACAAACAAGACCAGGGATCGCATCCAAATCAAAGCAATTTTTCGTGAAAGCCGATCAATGTTTATCAGATATTGATAACTAGCATCagttaataaataaatgaaacaataatTAACAAAACCGAAACATCGGCATGAACTGTTTGTACACGTCGGGAAATTTACACAAAAAGTGTGTCATGCGTTCCTGTGTCATCACGACTACTTCCCGCTCATTCTACGGCCGTTCTTATCCAACTTCGTTCTTCAATCTCTTCGTCGATTTGCGTCAAAATCCGCTCACAATGGAGGGTGGCAACATTCCAACAAGAGACATTTGCCTTCGACTGACAGAGGACCAGATTCAGACAATGCAAGGATTTTTCGGCTTCTGGGGATGGGACTGGATTCAGATACCACTTTCTCAAGACGACTCCGGCGAGCTCCAGAGGGGCGAGCCCTATCAACAAGTGGAGGATTCGGATGTGTACATTAGCAGTGAGGACGAATCAGGCAGTGACGAGTCTATTCCACCACCCAACAACACGGCCTCTCAGCCTACTGCGTCCAACAACACAGCCTCTCAGCCTACTGCGTCCAACAACACAGCCTCTCAGCCTACTTCGTCCAACAACACAGCCTCTCAGCCTACTGCGTCTACTTCGTCCAACAACACAGCCTCTCAGCCTACTGCGTCTACTTCGTCCAACAACACAGCCTCTCAGCCTACTGCGTCTACTTCGTCCAACAACACAGCCTCTCAGCCTACTTCGTCGAACAGCACGGCCTCTCAGCCTACTGCGTCTACCTCTTCAACATCCAACCCAAGTTCAAACCCCGAGGACTGCCCAGGGTGTTTTTTGGCTCCATGCGTCATGGAGAAGCAAATCAGAAAGGCGGGAATGAAGCAAGCCTTATTACACCAGAGGCCACCCCACCCAAATAATACTGGTGTACGGAGGAGGAAGTATCGGGCTGTCTGGACGCTGATCAACAAGAGGGGTGGATGGAAGGACGAGAGATACCtggcgagaaaaacacagcgaaTGTTGGAAGATGGATTCCAGATAGTAAAGCGTGACGTCATGCCAAAGTGTGTGCTAGACGCGGTGAGGAGTTTTTATCCTAACCCCGCGGGCCAGCCTTATCTGGGGCATAAGTGGGATTGAACTTGGGATTGAAAGTGGGACACGGACTGTGAGTTTGAAACATGTACTTTTTCTTTGGAACACTAACATTTCTAGATTGTGATTTGTAAGTAGAAATAgacaaaattattttctttat contains these protein-coding regions:
- the LOC136431398 gene encoding uncharacterized protein produces the protein MNCLYTSGNLHKKCVMRSCVITTTSRSFYGRSYPTSFFNLFVDLRQNPLTMEGGNIPTRDICLRLTEDQIQTMQGFFGFWGWDWIQIPLSQDDSGELQRGEPYQQVEDSDVYISSEDESGSDESIPPPNNTASQPTASNNTASQPTASNNTASQPTSSNNTASQPTASTSSNNTASQPTASTSSNNTASQPTASTSSNNTASQPTSSNSTASQPTASTSSTSNPSSNPEDCPGCFLAPCVMEKQIRKAGMKQALLHQRPPHPNNTGVRRRKYRAVWTLINKRGGWKDERYLARKTQRMLEDGFQIVKRDVMPKCVLDAVRSFYPNPAGQPYLGHKWD
- the LOC136429557 gene encoding uncharacterized protein, translating into MKYRIKSKKIDKTCQRRDLTPLIYCPLLSRHLRRVQHIFSLVFISVFYVVLLQQSMLRVGSTLAQKRKNRPSDTPEAVCARNKKRRDAVKEGRSNKPYNMTISGTEDEIKAFREKVASACSKMGEGLGGGKKTVTQREVIFTALSDWLEARENTDAARLLADCGEQGPAGSPFKQKNGYSAASPATMDEPIFLSTPTAINCLVGRVHSHAIKCPEELAMVDSPQMLGHAAKVELKCNRNHLVVWDSSPHFHRRLLVNYRMAHGYFSSGIRPTQYAKICSAAGIGAIEDSNLRHHYETMYSEVAAKLAQESCALALRQVVEI
- the LOC136429556 gene encoding uncharacterized protein translates to MKNCGGEAAKIRGALDNIVNHYKGDHSKCHHTSRCRLEGEDYESFHHPITNPNAEKKLMEFLHKTVVYKKAENYIYAKDTHYVESFNNSMLVYHDKRISFGRRNYLLRVNLAILDWNDHVDRDHTSVWFVEDASKPRKQRPKKQLVAKAYKFREQVWRDFMHKAWWDMEGPVEDAEPIQDAPGRAGEMQNAPDGAGVAGPMQNAPDGAGVAGPMQNAPDGAGVAGPMQNAPDGAGVAGPMQNAPDGAGVAGPMQIVPDGAGEMQIVPDGAGPMQNAPDGAGVAGPMQNAPDGAGVAGPMQNAPDGAGEMQIVPDGAGEMQNTHVESPRGRRGRGRGRRGRSRRGRGRRARMIDVFS